One region of Populus trichocarpa isolate Nisqually-1 chromosome 4, P.trichocarpa_v4.1, whole genome shotgun sequence genomic DNA includes:
- the LOC18097790 gene encoding uncharacterized protein LOC18097790, with protein MKAFDINGSNILSLSLFTDVTNSKELLDSMQAGKLEPEVAFLNASLIPDVFPLLAAAHKTLIAKSRDSLTTRTLHSELVYNYSGSKHITESLKRCGISDSTTYILAARFNASPDEMKAVEKLINGKEIELEELEGRANQAQIQKHYKISGLEAGLSSLADAITCRVAARDAL; from the exons ATGAAGGCTTTTGACATCAATGGCAGCAAcatcctttctctctctcttttcactgATGTCACCAACTCCAA GGAACTTCTAGATTCTATGCAAGCTGGAAAGCTAGAACCAGAAGTTGCATTTCTCAATGCATCACTT ATACCAGATGTTTTCCCTCTTCTGGCAGCAGCACATAAGACTCTTATAGCCAAGTCCCGGGATTCATTGACCACGCGTACTCTTCATTCTGAGCTAGTTTATAATTACTCAGGATCTAAGCAT ATTACAGAATCCTTGAAAAGATGTGGAATCTCTGATAGCACCACATACATCCTGGCAGCTCGTTTCAATGCTTCTCCAGATGAG ATGAAAGCTGTTGAGAAACTTATCAATGGAAAAGAAATCGAATTAGAGGAGCTGGAAGGGAGAGCAAACCAAGCGCAAATACAGAAG CACTACAAAATTTCGGGCTTGGAAGCAGGGCTATCCTCTCTTGCAGATGCTATTACCTGCCGGGTAGCTGCACGCGATGCCTTATAA